A region from the Pseudomonas sp. P8_229 genome encodes:
- a CDS encoding 8-oxoguanine deaminase, whose amino-acid sequence MPATRTWLKNPLAIFTSNALDARGGLVLQDGVIVEVLAAGQQPSAPCNEVFDAREHVILPGLINTHHHFYQTLTRAWAPVVNQPLFPWLKTLYPVWARLTPEKLALATKVALAELLLSGCTTAADHHYLFPEGLENAIDVQVDTVRELGMRAMLTRGSMSLGEKDGGLPPQQTVQEGQVILDDSQRLIHEYHERGDGAQIQIALAPCSPFSVTPEIMSASAELANTLDVRLHTHLAETLDEEDFCLQRFGLRTVDYLDSVGWLGPRTWLAHGIHFNPDEIARLGQAGTGICHCPSSNMRLASGICPSIDLTDAGALFGLGVDGSASNDASNMILEARQALYIQRLRYGAEKITPERVLGWATKGSASLLGRTDIGELAVGKQADLALFKLDELRFSGSHDPVSALLLCGADRADRVMIGGKWRVIDGQVEGLDLKGLIADHSQAARQLIAGS is encoded by the coding sequence ATGCCCGCGACCCGTACCTGGTTAAAAAATCCCCTCGCCATTTTCACTTCCAACGCGCTCGATGCCCGTGGCGGTCTGGTGCTGCAAGATGGCGTCATCGTCGAAGTGCTGGCGGCCGGTCAGCAACCGTCCGCACCGTGCAATGAAGTGTTCGATGCCCGCGAACACGTGATCCTGCCGGGACTGATCAACACCCATCACCATTTCTATCAAACCCTGACTCGCGCCTGGGCGCCGGTGGTCAATCAGCCGCTGTTCCCGTGGCTGAAAACCCTGTACCCGGTGTGGGCGCGGCTGACCCCGGAAAAACTCGCCCTCGCCACCAAGGTCGCGCTGGCTGAACTGCTGCTCTCCGGTTGCACCACCGCCGCCGACCACCACTATCTGTTCCCGGAGGGTCTGGAAAACGCCATCGACGTGCAAGTCGACACCGTGCGCGAACTGGGCATGCGCGCCATGCTCACGCGCGGTTCGATGAGCCTCGGCGAGAAGGACGGCGGCCTGCCACCGCAACAGACCGTGCAGGAAGGCCAGGTGATTCTCGACGACAGTCAGCGCCTGATTCACGAGTACCACGAGCGCGGCGACGGTGCGCAAATCCAGATCGCTCTGGCACCGTGTTCGCCGTTCTCGGTGACCCCGGAAATCATGTCGGCCAGCGCCGAACTGGCGAACACACTCGACGTACGCCTGCACACGCACCTGGCGGAAACCCTCGACGAAGAAGATTTCTGCCTGCAGCGCTTCGGCCTGCGCACCGTGGATTATCTGGACAGCGTCGGCTGGCTTGGCCCGCGCACCTGGCTGGCCCACGGCATCCACTTCAACCCGGACGAAATCGCCCGTCTTGGCCAGGCCGGCACCGGTATCTGCCATTGCCCGAGTTCGAACATGCGCCTGGCTTCCGGCATCTGCCCGAGCATCGACTTGACCGATGCCGGCGCGCTGTTTGGCCTGGGCGTAGACGGTTCCGCTTCCAACGATGCATCGAACATGATCCTCGAAGCGCGGCAGGCGTTGTACATCCAGCGTCTGCGTTATGGTGCGGAAAAGATCACCCCCGAGCGCGTGCTGGGTTGGGCGACCAAGGGCTCGGCGAGTCTGTTGGGGCGCACCGACATCGGTGAGCTGGCGGTGGGCAAGCAGGCGGATCTGGCGTTGTTCAAACTGGATGAACTGCGTTTCTCCGGCAGCCACGATCCGGTTTCGGCGCTGTTGTTGTGCGGCGCGGATCGTGCGGATCGGGTGATGATCGGCGGCAAGTGGCGGGTGATTGATGGTCAAGTCGAAGGTCTTGACCTCAAAGGCCTGATCGCCGATCACAGCCAGGCGGCTCGCCAGTTGATCGCCGGTAGCTGA
- a CDS encoding SDR family oxidoreductase — translation MSQAKNALIIGASRGLGLGLVKTLLADGWQVTATVRNPQKAEALQALGKVRIEKLDMDDQQAVIALSQQLKDETFDLLFVNAGVKGPEVQTPGGATLAEVGQLFFTNAVAPINLAQRFVGQIRDGSGVLAFMSSGLGSVTVPDAPELALYKASKAALNSMTNSFVTQLGEQKLTVLSLHPGWVKTDMGGDGADLDVDTSTRGLIDQVNAYTGKGGHHFINYKGETIPW, via the coding sequence ATGTCCCAGGCAAAAAACGCACTGATCATCGGCGCCTCCCGTGGCTTGGGCCTCGGGCTGGTGAAAACCCTGCTGGCCGATGGCTGGCAGGTGACCGCCACCGTGCGCAATCCGCAGAAAGCCGAGGCGCTGCAAGCGCTGGGCAAGGTGCGTATCGAGAAACTCGACATGGACGACCAGCAAGCCGTGATCGCCCTGAGCCAACAGCTCAAGGACGAGACCTTCGATCTGTTGTTCGTCAACGCCGGGGTCAAAGGCCCGGAAGTGCAGACCCCGGGCGGCGCGACACTGGCCGAAGTCGGTCAGTTGTTCTTCACCAACGCGGTGGCGCCGATCAATCTGGCGCAGCGCTTTGTCGGGCAGATCCGCGACGGCAGCGGCGTGCTGGCGTTCATGAGTTCCGGGCTGGGCAGCGTGACCGTACCTGACGCACCGGAGCTGGCGCTGTACAAGGCAAGCAAGGCCGCGCTGAACTCGATGACCAACAGCTTCGTCACGCAATTGGGCGAGCAGAAACTCACTGTACTGTCGTTGCATCCGGGCTGGGTGAAGACGGATATGGGCGGTGACGGTGCCGACCTTGACGTGGACACCAGCACTCGTGGGCTGATTGATCAGGTGAATGCGTATACCGGCAAGGGCGGACATCACTTCATCAACTACAAGGGCGAAACCATTCCCTGGTAA
- a CDS encoding ABC transporter permease, whose product MDIDLLSNIFYAMVRCGTPLLLVALGELICEKSGVLNLGQEGMMLFGAVIGFIVALNSGNLWLGVLLAMLAGMLLSSLFALVALVFNANQVATGLALTIFGVGLSTFIGAAWVGKPLSGFEPLAIPYLSGIPLIGRMLFAQDLLVYLSFALFALVAWVIIKSRVGLIIQAVGENPDAASAMGLPVLTVRTLAVLFGGAMAGLAGAYLSLAYTPMWAENMTAGRGWIALALVVFASWRVWRLLLGAYLFGLASILHLVAQGLGLAIPSSLLAMLPYVATIVVLVLLSRDAVRTRLYAPVSLGQPWQSGH is encoded by the coding sequence ATGGATATCGATCTGTTGAGCAATATTTTCTACGCCATGGTGCGTTGCGGCACGCCCCTGCTGTTGGTAGCGCTGGGTGAGCTGATCTGTGAGAAGAGCGGCGTGCTCAACCTCGGCCAGGAAGGAATGATGCTGTTCGGTGCGGTGATCGGTTTTATCGTCGCGCTCAACAGCGGCAACCTGTGGCTCGGCGTGTTGCTGGCGATGCTCGCGGGGATGCTGTTGTCGTCGCTGTTTGCCCTGGTGGCGCTGGTGTTCAATGCCAATCAGGTCGCAACCGGACTGGCGCTGACGATTTTTGGTGTGGGGCTGTCGACCTTTATTGGTGCCGCGTGGGTCGGCAAGCCGCTGAGCGGTTTCGAGCCGTTGGCGATTCCGTACTTGAGTGGCATTCCGCTGATCGGGCGCATGCTGTTTGCTCAGGACTTGCTGGTGTACCTGTCGTTCGCCCTGTTTGCGCTGGTGGCATGGGTGATCATCAAAAGTCGTGTCGGGTTGATCATTCAGGCGGTTGGCGAGAACCCGGATGCAGCCAGTGCGATGGGCTTGCCGGTGTTGACCGTGCGTACGTTGGCGGTGCTATTTGGCGGGGCAATGGCCGGGTTGGCCGGGGCGTATCTGTCGCTGGCGTACACGCCGATGTGGGCCGAAAACATGACCGCCGGGCGCGGCTGGATCGCGTTGGCGCTGGTGGTGTTTGCCAGTTGGCGAGTGTGGCGCCTGTTGCTCGGGGCCTACCTGTTCGGCCTCGCCAGCATCCTGCACCTGGTGGCGCAGGGATTGGGGCTGGCGATTCCGTCGAGCTTGCTGGCGATGCTGCCGTATGTGGCGACGATTGTGGTGTTGGTGCTGTTGTCGCGGGATGCGGTGCGCACACGGTTGTATGCGCCAGTGTCGTTGGGGCAGCCGTGGCAGTCAGGGCATTAG
- a CDS encoding ABC transporter permease translates to MLLSLEPRGQQSRLMLWCSPLLAALLTLGCGSLLFIALGHDPLQTLHTLLIAPISDLYGVSELMVKALPILLCALGLAVAYQARIWNIGAEGQLLLGALAGSALAVNIIDMQSRWALVLILLTGTFAGAAWAGLTAWLRTRFNANEILTSIMLNYIALNLLLFCVHGPLKDPAGYNFPESAMFGDASRLPLLMEDGRAHAGVYFALLALVTVWVLLQKSFVGFQIKVLGLDKRAAGFVGFREKRLIWLALLISGALAGLAGVCEVTGPIGQLVPQVSPGYGYAAITVAFLGRLNPLGIVFSSLLMALLYIGGESAQMTLNLPQAITQLFQGMMLFFLLACDVLILYRPRLKLHWARRTSTTAITAGAL, encoded by the coding sequence ATGCTGCTTTCCCTCGAACCCCGTGGCCAGCAATCACGCCTGATGCTGTGGTGCTCGCCACTGCTGGCGGCACTGCTGACACTGGGCTGCGGCTCGCTGCTGTTCATCGCCCTCGGCCATGATCCGCTGCAAACCTTGCACACCCTGTTGATTGCACCAATCAGCGACCTGTATGGCGTCTCCGAATTAATGGTCAAGGCGCTGCCGATTCTGCTCTGCGCACTCGGCCTGGCCGTGGCTTATCAAGCGCGGATCTGGAACATCGGCGCCGAAGGTCAACTGCTGCTCGGTGCACTCGCCGGCAGCGCGCTGGCGGTGAACATCATCGACATGCAAAGCCGTTGGGCGCTGGTGCTGATTCTGCTCACCGGCACCTTCGCCGGCGCCGCCTGGGCCGGGCTGACGGCGTGGTTGCGCACGCGCTTCAACGCCAACGAAATCCTCACCAGCATCATGCTCAATTACATCGCGCTGAACCTGTTGCTGTTCTGCGTGCACGGGCCGTTGAAGGATCCGGCCGGCTACAACTTTCCCGAGTCGGCGATGTTCGGCGACGCCAGTCGCTTGCCGTTGCTGATGGAGGATGGCCGGGCGCACGCCGGAGTGTATTTCGCCCTGCTCGCGCTGGTGACAGTGTGGGTGTTGCTGCAGAAAAGCTTCGTCGGTTTCCAGATAAAAGTGCTGGGCCTGGACAAGCGCGCGGCCGGGTTTGTCGGCTTTCGCGAGAAGCGTCTGATCTGGCTCGCGCTGCTGATCAGCGGCGCTTTGGCCGGGCTGGCCGGGGTCTGTGAAGTGACCGGACCGATCGGCCAACTGGTGCCGCAGGTGTCGCCGGGTTACGGCTACGCGGCGATCACCGTGGCGTTCCTCGGCCGGCTCAATCCGCTCGGCATTGTGTTTTCCAGTCTGCTGATGGCGCTGCTGTACATCGGCGGCGAAAGTGCGCAGATGACCCTCAATCTGCCCCAAGCGATCACCCAACTGTTTCAGGGAATGATGCTGTTTTTCCTGCTCGCCTGCGACGTGCTGATTCTCTATCGACCACGCCTGAAACTGCACTGGGCACGGCGCACATCGACCACCGCCATAACCGCCGGAGCGCTGTGA
- a CDS encoding ABC transporter ATP-binding protein, giving the protein MHTFSTSTAPTPRLQLRHIGKRYPGCLANDAIDLSIAPGEIHALLGENGAGKSTLMKIIYGVTQADAGEMLWQGQRVNIRNPAQARHLGIGMVFQHFSLFETLSVAQNVALAMGAKAGTPKQLEPKIREVSRRYGMALEPERLVHSLSIGERQRVEIIRCLMQDIRLLILDEPTSVLTPQEAEELFITLRRLAAEGCSILFISHKLGEVRALCHSATVLRGGRVAGHCIPAECSDQQLAQLMVGEAAALIGEYPKVSGGAAYLQVNGLSWHNPDPFGCSLTAINLQVRSGEIVGIAGVAGNGQDELLALLSGEHPLPRASAATIGFAGQAVADLRPDARRRLGLAFVPAERLGHGAVPELSLADNALLTAFQQGLVSNGLIERGKVEALAQQIIQRFGVKTPDTQAAARSLSGGNLQKFILGREILQQPKLLIAAHPTWGVDVGAAATIHRALIALRDAGAAILVISEDLEELFQISDRLGALCAGRLSPLQNTTDTLLSDVGGWMAGQFNDAPSSATL; this is encoded by the coding sequence ATGCACACCTTTTCTACAAGCACCGCCCCCACCCCGCGCCTGCAACTGCGCCACATCGGCAAACGCTATCCCGGTTGCCTGGCCAATGACGCCATCGACCTGAGCATCGCCCCCGGCGAAATCCACGCCCTGCTGGGCGAGAACGGCGCGGGGAAAAGTACCCTGATGAAAATCATCTACGGCGTCACCCAGGCCGATGCGGGCGAAATGCTCTGGCAGGGCCAGCGGGTGAATATCCGCAATCCGGCGCAGGCCCGACATTTGGGGATCGGCATGGTGTTCCAGCACTTTTCGCTGTTCGAAACCCTCAGCGTGGCGCAAAACGTTGCCCTGGCGATGGGCGCCAAGGCCGGCACGCCGAAACAACTGGAGCCCAAAATTCGTGAGGTTTCACGCCGCTACGGCATGGCGCTGGAGCCGGAGCGACTTGTCCACAGCCTGTCGATCGGCGAACGGCAACGGGTGGAGATCATCCGCTGCCTGATGCAGGACATCCGCCTGCTGATCCTCGACGAACCGACGTCGGTGCTCACCCCGCAAGAGGCGGAAGAGTTGTTCATCACCCTGCGTCGTCTGGCGGCCGAGGGCTGCAGCATTCTGTTCATCAGCCACAAACTCGGTGAAGTCCGTGCGTTGTGCCACAGCGCCACGGTGCTGCGTGGCGGACGGGTGGCCGGGCATTGCATCCCCGCCGAATGTTCGGACCAGCAATTGGCGCAGCTGATGGTCGGCGAAGCGGCGGCATTGATCGGCGAGTACCCGAAGGTCAGCGGTGGCGCGGCGTACTTACAGGTCAACGGCTTGAGTTGGCACAACCCCGATCCGTTTGGCTGCTCGCTGACCGCCATAAACTTGCAGGTACGCAGCGGGGAAATCGTCGGCATCGCCGGGGTCGCGGGCAATGGCCAAGACGAATTGCTCGCCCTGCTCAGTGGCGAACACCCCCTGCCCCGCGCCAGTGCCGCAACGATTGGTTTTGCCGGTCAAGCCGTCGCCGATTTACGTCCGGATGCGCGCCGCAGACTCGGCCTGGCTTTCGTTCCCGCCGAACGCCTCGGTCACGGCGCCGTGCCGGAGTTGAGTCTGGCGGACAACGCCCTGCTCACCGCATTTCAACAAGGGCTGGTGAGCAACGGCTTGATCGAGCGCGGCAAAGTCGAAGCCCTCGCCCAACAGATCATTCAACGCTTCGGGGTCAAAACCCCGGATACCCAGGCCGCCGCGCGCAGTCTCTCCGGCGGCAACCTGCAGAAATTCATCCTTGGCCGGGAAATCCTCCAGCAGCCGAAACTGCTGATCGCCGCGCATCCGACCTGGGGCGTCGACGTCGGCGCTGCGGCAACCATTCACCGGGCGCTGATCGCCTTGCGCGATGCCGGCGCAGCGATTCTGGTGATTTCCGAAGACCTCGAAGAACTGTTCCAGATCAGCGATCGCCTCGGCGCCCTGTGCGCCGGACGACTGTCGCCCCTGCAAAACACCACCGACACCCTGCTGAGCGACGTCGGCGGCTGGATGGCCGGGCAATTCAACGACGCGCCTTCATCGGCCACGCTCTGA
- a CDS encoding YigZ family protein — translation MPFTLSGFCEYREEIRKSRFITFAAPIGSPADAQAFFEQHSDLNASHNCWAWKLGDQYRSNDDGEPGGTAGRPILAAIEAQDCDQVAVLVIRWYGGIQLGTGGLARAYGGGANKCLQTAEKTELISRVPLRCACGFAELPLLKLRVADLGGLVVEENFTANGVELQLAVGEAQIDLLQMQLADLSRGRILLQR, via the coding sequence ATGCCTTTCACCCTCAGCGGTTTTTGCGAGTACCGCGAAGAGATTCGCAAAAGCCGCTTTATCACCTTCGCTGCTCCGATCGGCAGCCCCGCGGACGCGCAGGCGTTCTTCGAGCAACACAGCGACTTGAACGCCTCGCATAACTGCTGGGCGTGGAAGCTCGGTGATCAATACCGCAGCAATGACGATGGCGAACCCGGCGGCACCGCCGGGCGGCCGATTCTGGCGGCGATCGAGGCGCAGGATTGCGATCAGGTCGCAGTGCTGGTGATCCGCTGGTATGGCGGCATTCAGCTGGGCACCGGCGGATTGGCCCGGGCCTATGGCGGCGGCGCGAACAAGTGCCTGCAAACGGCGGAAAAAACCGAGTTGATCAGCCGCGTGCCGTTGCGCTGTGCCTGTGGCTTTGCCGAGTTGCCGCTGCTGAAACTGCGGGTGGCGGACCTGGGTGGTTTGGTGGTGGAGGAAAACTTCACCGCCAACGGCGTCGAATTGCAGTTGGCGGTGGGTGAGGCGCAGATTGATTTGCTGCAGATGCAACTGGCGGATTTGAGCCGGGGGCGGATTCTGCTGCAGCGCTGA
- a CDS encoding TetR/AcrR family transcriptional regulator, producing the protein MTFEVPAHGGKPASRIRQKNEETILKAAEDEFARHGYKGTSMNTIAQNAGLPKANLHYYFTNKLGLYVAVLSNIIELWDSTFNTLTADDDPAEALTRYIRAKMEFSRRQPQASRIFAMEVISGGECLSEYFNQDYRAWFNGRAAVFQAWIDAGKMDPVDPVHLIFLLWGSTQHYADFATQICRVSGRSKLTKQDMEDAGNNLIRIILKGCGLTPSV; encoded by the coding sequence ATGACCTTTGAAGTCCCAGCCCACGGCGGCAAGCCCGCCAGCCGCATTCGTCAGAAGAACGAAGAGACCATCCTCAAAGCCGCCGAAGACGAGTTCGCCCGTCACGGTTACAAAGGCACCAGCATGAACACCATCGCCCAGAATGCCGGGTTGCCCAAGGCGAACCTGCATTACTACTTCACCAACAAGCTTGGGTTGTACGTGGCGGTGCTGAGCAACATCATCGAACTGTGGGACAGCACCTTCAACACCCTGACGGCCGATGACGATCCGGCCGAAGCGCTGACCCGCTACATCCGCGCCAAGATGGAATTCTCCCGCCGCCAGCCACAAGCCTCGCGCATCTTCGCGATGGAAGTGATCAGCGGTGGCGAATGCCTGAGCGAATATTTCAACCAGGATTACCGCGCCTGGTTCAACGGTCGGGCAGCAGTGTTTCAAGCGTGGATCGATGCCGGCAAAATGGATCCGGTGGATCCGGTGCACCTGATCTTCCTGCTGTGGGGCAGCACCCAGCACTACGCCGACTTCGCCACGCAGATCTGCCGGGTCAGCGGGCGCAGCAAGCTGACCAAGCAAGACATGGAAGACGCCGGCAACAACCTGATCCGCATCATCCTCAAAGGCTGCGGCCTCACACCTTCCGTATAA
- a CDS encoding nucleobase:cation symporter-2 family protein produces the protein MQPDSAPSSDLIYGLDDRPKPPAAILAALQHVLASFVGIITPPLVIGSALGLTAHLPYLISMALMVSGVGTFIQARRPFGIGAGMICLQGTSFAFLGAVLSAGFLVKQRGGSPEDILAMIFGVCFFGAIVQIVLSRFIGQLRRVVTPLVTGIVITLIGISLIKVGITDLGGGFNAPDFGAPGNLALGVFVLLTIILLNRSNTPWVRLSAIIIGLLLGSLAAWFSGKLVPLALSDLPLVSLPAPFKFGFSFDWTAFLPVALIYLISTIETVGDLTANCMLARQPISGPSYISRLRGGVLGDGVSCMIAATFSAFPNTTFAQNNGVIQLTGVASRYVGLYIGAILFCLGLFPMIGAVLQQIPKPVLGGATLVMFGSVAAAGVRILAQSPLDRRSMLIIATSLGVGLGIAAQPNLLHLLPQLVQNLFDSAITSGGLTAIILCLLLPEAKTITVESAAPLNKIEQA, from the coding sequence ATGCAGCCAGATTCCGCACCGTCCAGCGACCTGATCTACGGCCTCGACGACCGCCCCAAACCGCCGGCCGCAATCCTCGCCGCCCTACAACACGTGCTCGCCAGTTTCGTCGGCATCATCACCCCGCCGCTGGTGATCGGCTCGGCCCTCGGGCTGACCGCGCACTTGCCGTACCTGATCAGCATGGCGCTGATGGTCTCCGGGGTCGGCACCTTTATTCAGGCGCGCCGTCCGTTCGGTATCGGCGCCGGGATGATCTGTTTGCAGGGCACCAGTTTTGCCTTTCTCGGGGCCGTGCTGTCCGCCGGTTTTCTGGTCAAGCAACGTGGCGGCAGCCCGGAAGACATTCTCGCAATGATCTTCGGCGTGTGCTTTTTCGGCGCGATCGTGCAGATCGTCCTCAGCCGTTTCATCGGCCAGTTGCGCAGAGTCGTTACACCGCTGGTGACCGGGATCGTGATTACTCTGATCGGTATCAGCCTGATAAAGGTCGGCATCACTGACCTGGGCGGCGGCTTCAATGCGCCGGACTTCGGCGCGCCGGGCAATCTGGCACTGGGTGTGTTCGTGTTGCTGACGATCATCCTGCTCAATCGCTCGAACACGCCGTGGGTGCGGCTGTCGGCAATCATTATCGGACTGCTGCTTGGCAGCCTGGCCGCATGGTTCAGCGGCAAACTGGTTCCGCTGGCATTGTCTGACCTGCCGCTGGTCAGTCTTCCTGCGCCATTCAAATTCGGTTTCAGCTTCGACTGGACGGCTTTCCTGCCCGTCGCGCTGATTTATCTGATCAGCACCATCGAAACCGTCGGTGACCTCACGGCCAATTGCATGCTCGCCCGCCAGCCCATCAGCGGCCCTTCTTATATAAGCCGTTTGCGCGGCGGCGTACTGGGTGACGGCGTGAGCTGCATGATCGCTGCCACCTTCAGCGCCTTCCCCAACACCACATTCGCGCAGAACAACGGCGTGATCCAGTTGACTGGCGTTGCCAGCCGCTATGTTGGCTTGTACATCGGCGCGATCCTGTTTTGTCTCGGCCTGTTTCCGATGATCGGCGCGGTGTTGCAGCAGATTCCGAAACCGGTACTCGGCGGCGCCACGCTGGTGATGTTCGGCAGCGTCGCAGCGGCTGGGGTGCGGATTCTTGCGCAGTCACCGCTGGACCGACGCAGCATGCTGATCATCGCCACCTCGCTCGGCGTCGGCCTGGGCATCGCCGCGCAACCGAACCTGTTGCACCTGCTGCCGCAACTGGTGCAGAACCTGTTCGATTCGGCGATCACCAGCGGCGGGCTGACCGCGATCATCCTCTGCCTGTTGCTGCCGGAGGCGAAAACCATAACCGTCGAATCCGCCGCACCGTTGAACAAGATCGAACAGGCGTAA
- a CDS encoding LysR family transcriptional regulator: MSSRRPDPLAQVSDFDIRLLRIFRSVVECGGFSAAETVLGIGRSAISQQMSDLEQRLGLRLCQRGRAGFSLTEEGREVYQSALQLLSALESFRTEVNGLHQHLRGELIIGLTDNLVTLPHMRITHALAQLKERGPDVQIQIRMIAPNEVEQGVLDGRLHVGVVPQASALSGLEYQPLYSERSLLYCAVGHPLFYVDDKQLDDERLNSQDAIAPTFRLPAEIQAHYQALNCTASASDREGMAFLILTGRYIGYLPDHYASLWVQQGRLRALKSTTRFYDLSLASVTRKGRRPHLVLESFLESLAATR; this comes from the coding sequence ATGAGCAGCCGCCGTCCCGATCCGCTGGCCCAGGTCAGTGACTTTGATATTCGCCTGCTGCGGATTTTTCGTAGCGTAGTGGAATGCGGCGGCTTCTCGGCGGCGGAAACCGTGCTCGGTATCGGCCGTTCGGCGATCAGCCAGCAGATGAGCGATCTGGAACAGCGCCTCGGCCTGCGTTTGTGCCAACGCGGTCGCGCCGGGTTCTCGCTGACTGAAGAGGGTCGCGAGGTTTATCAGTCGGCGCTGCAACTGTTGAGTGCGCTGGAAAGTTTTCGCACTGAGGTCAACGGCCTGCATCAACACCTGCGGGGCGAGTTGATCATCGGTCTGACCGACAACCTCGTTACCCTGCCGCACATGCGCATCACCCATGCCCTCGCCCAGTTGAAGGAACGCGGGCCGGACGTGCAGATCCAGATTCGCATGATCGCCCCCAACGAAGTCGAACAAGGCGTACTCGATGGCCGCCTGCATGTCGGCGTGGTACCGCAGGCCAGTGCGCTGTCGGGGCTGGAGTATCAGCCGTTGTACAGCGAACGCTCGCTGCTTTACTGCGCGGTGGGTCATCCGCTGTTTTATGTCGATGACAAGCAACTGGATGATGAGCGCCTTAATAGTCAGGACGCGATTGCCCCGACCTTCCGTTTGCCGGCGGAGATTCAGGCGCATTATCAGGCGCTCAATTGCACCGCCAGTGCGTCTGACCGTGAGGGCATGGCGTTTCTGATTCTCACCGGGCGCTACATCGGTTATCTGCCGGACCACTACGCCAGTCTGTGGGTGCAACAAGGACGCTTGCGTGCGCTGAAATCAACAACACGGTTCTACGACCTGAGCCTTGCATCGGTCACGCGCAAGGGCCGGCGCCCCCATTTGGTGCTGGAAAGCTTTCTCGAAAGCCTGGCAGCAACGCGCTGA
- a CDS encoding aspartate aminotransferase family protein, with protein sequence MNLPENAPSPLASQLKLDAHWMPYTANRNFQRDPRLIVGAEGSWLFDDKGRKIYDSLSGLWTCGAGHTRKEIQEAVAKQLGTLDYSPGFQYGHPLSFQLAEKITDLTPGNLNHVFFTDSGSECADTAVKMVRAYWRLKGQSTKTKMIGRARGYHGVNIAGTSLGGVNGNRKLFGQSMMDVDHLPHTLLASNAFSRGMPEQGGIALADELLKLIELHDASNIAAVFVEPLAGSAGVLVPPQGYLKRLREICDQHNILLVFDEVITGFGRTGTMFGATTFGVTPDLMCIAKQVTNGAIPMGAVIASSEIYQTFMNQPTPEYAVEFPHGYTYSAHPVACAAGLAALDLLQKENLVQSVAEVAPHFENALHGLKGSKNVIDIRNYGLAGAIQIAARDGDAIVRPFEAGMALWKAGFYVRFGGDTLQFGPTFNSKPQDLDRLFDAVGEVLNKLD encoded by the coding sequence ATGAACTTGCCTGAAAACGCTCCATCGCCACTGGCCAGCCAATTGAAGCTGGACGCGCACTGGATGCCGTACACCGCCAACCGTAACTTCCAGCGCGATCCGCGTCTGATCGTCGGTGCCGAAGGCAGCTGGCTGTTCGATGACAAAGGTCGCAAGATCTACGACTCGCTGTCCGGTCTGTGGACTTGCGGCGCCGGGCACACCCGCAAGGAAATCCAGGAAGCGGTCGCCAAGCAACTGGGCACCCTCGATTACTCGCCAGGCTTCCAGTACGGCCACCCACTGTCGTTCCAACTGGCGGAAAAGATTACTGATCTGACCCCGGGCAACCTGAACCACGTGTTCTTCACCGACTCCGGCTCCGAGTGCGCCGACACCGCGGTGAAAATGGTCCGTGCCTACTGGCGCCTGAAAGGCCAGTCGACCAAGACCAAAATGATCGGCCGTGCCCGTGGTTACCACGGCGTGAACATCGCCGGCACCAGCCTCGGCGGCGTCAACGGCAACCGCAAGCTGTTCGGTCAGTCGATGATGGACGTCGATCACCTGCCGCACACGCTGCTGGCCAGCAACGCATTCTCCCGTGGCATGCCGGAGCAGGGCGGTATCGCCCTGGCCGATGAGCTGCTCAAGCTGATCGAACTGCACGACGCGTCGAACATCGCGGCGGTATTCGTTGAGCCTCTGGCCGGCTCCGCTGGCGTACTGGTTCCGCCACAGGGTTATCTGAAACGTCTGCGCGAGATCTGCGATCAGCACAACATTCTGCTGGTCTTCGACGAAGTGATCACCGGTTTCGGCCGTACCGGCACCATGTTCGGCGCCACCACCTTCGGCGTGACCCCGGACCTGATGTGCATCGCCAAACAAGTCACCAACGGCGCGATCCCGATGGGCGCGGTGATTGCCAGCTCCGAGATCTACCAGACCTTCATGAATCAGCCTACTCCGGAATACGCCGTGGAATTCCCGCACGGCTACACCTACTCGGCGCACCCGGTGGCTTGCGCCGCAGGTCTTGCGGCACTCGACCTGCTGCAAAAGGAAAACCTGGTGCAGAGCGTCGCCGAGGTTGCACCGCATTTCGAAAATGCCCTGCACGGTCTGAAAGGTTCGAAGAACGTCATCGACATCCGTAACTACGGCCTGGCCGGTGCGATCCAGATTGCGGCCCGTGACGGCGATGCCATCGTGCGTCCATTCGAAGCCGGCATGGCCTTGTGGAAAGCCGGGTTCTACGTGCGCTTCGGCGGCGACACCCTGCAGTTCGGCCCAACCTTCAACAGCAAGCCGCAAGACCTTGATCGTCTGTTCGACGCGGTTGGCGAAGTGCTGAACAAGCTCGACTGA